The proteins below are encoded in one region of Hordeum vulgare subsp. vulgare chromosome 3H, MorexV3_pseudomolecules_assembly, whole genome shotgun sequence:
- the LOC123445330 gene encoding uncharacterized protein LOC123445330 isoform X1 yields MPTGTMRRMFVESSSSSSSSSSSSGSGREAEPAAVLCAPRPRRVHAQPCTADLILGPPPFLLNASSASSRKQREGKSKTREEDEEGEESEEEEAGWALFGGSPPARADNPLAHDPHFLLNQSHHAAAAASDFNLAAVFEHHSRTHHRHHRVPTTYSNSNSSSHSFAPSYTHAAPAVRIQGFDVAACRGSHGSNGGGRVLSARA; encoded by the exons ATGCCGACGGGAACCATGAGGAGGATGTTCGTcgagtcctcgtcgtcgtcgtcgtcgtcgtcgtcgtcgtccgggAGCGGCAGGGAGGCGGAGCCGGCGGCGGTGCTGTGCGCGCCGAGGCCACGCAGGGTCCACGCCCAGCCATGCACCGCCGACCTCATCCTCGGCCCCCCGCCCTTCCTGCTCAACGCCTCCTCCGCCAGCAGCAGAAAG CAGAGAGAAGGGAAGAGCAAAACgcgggaggaggacgaggaaggGGAAGagtccgaggaggaggaggctggctGGGCGCTGTTCGGTGGGTCGCCGCCGGCGCGCGCCGACAACCCGCTCGCCCACGACCCCCACTTCCTGCTCAACCAGAGccaccacgccgccgccgccgcgtcggACTTCAACCTCGCGGCGGTTTTTGAACACCACAGCCGcacccaccaccgccaccaccgcgTCCCAACCACATATAGCAATAGCAATAGCAGCAGCCACAGTTTTGCCCCGTCGTACACGCACGCCGCGCCGGCGGTGAGGATCCAGGGGTTCGACGTCGCCGCCTGCCGGGGCTCCCACGGCAGCAACGGCGGAGGCCGCGTGCTCTCCGCCCGCGCCTGA
- the LOC123445330 gene encoding uncharacterized protein LOC123445330 isoform X2, with protein sequence MPTGTMRRMFVESSSSSSSSSSSSGSGREAEPAAVLCAPRPRRVHAQPCTADLILGPPPFLLNASSASSRKREGKSKTREEDEEGEESEEEEAGWALFGGSPPARADNPLAHDPHFLLNQSHHAAAAASDFNLAAVFEHHSRTHHRHHRVPTTYSNSNSSSHSFAPSYTHAAPAVRIQGFDVAACRGSHGSNGGGRVLSARA encoded by the exons ATGCCGACGGGAACCATGAGGAGGATGTTCGTcgagtcctcgtcgtcgtcgtcgtcgtcgtcgtcgtcgtccgggAGCGGCAGGGAGGCGGAGCCGGCGGCGGTGCTGTGCGCGCCGAGGCCACGCAGGGTCCACGCCCAGCCATGCACCGCCGACCTCATCCTCGGCCCCCCGCCCTTCCTGCTCAACGCCTCCTCCGCCAGCAGCAGAAAG AGAGAAGGGAAGAGCAAAACgcgggaggaggacgaggaaggGGAAGagtccgaggaggaggaggctggctGGGCGCTGTTCGGTGGGTCGCCGCCGGCGCGCGCCGACAACCCGCTCGCCCACGACCCCCACTTCCTGCTCAACCAGAGccaccacgccgccgccgccgcgtcggACTTCAACCTCGCGGCGGTTTTTGAACACCACAGCCGcacccaccaccgccaccaccgcgTCCCAACCACATATAGCAATAGCAATAGCAGCAGCCACAGTTTTGCCCCGTCGTACACGCACGCCGCGCCGGCGGTGAGGATCCAGGGGTTCGACGTCGCCGCCTGCCGGGGCTCCCACGGCAGCAACGGCGGAGGCCGCGTGCTCTCCGCCCGCGCCTGA